Part of the Leptotrichia massiliensis genome, GGCAAAAGCTGGAGGTTCAGGTTTCTTAGGAGCGTTAGCTGGAGGTTTCTTAGCTGGTTATGTAGTTAAATTTTTAGTAAAAGCATTAGCAAACTTGCCAAAATCATTAAATGGATTAAAAATGATCTTGTTTTATCCTGTTTTATCTGTTTTAATGACAGGTTTAGGTATGGTTTTAGTATTAAATCCGATAGTTTCAATAATAAATACAGGATTAAATAACTGGCTTACTTCAATGAGTGGAGCAAGTGCAGCATTGCTAGGATTGATTTTAGGTGGAATGATGGCAATAGATATGGGAGGGCCTGTAAATAAAGCAGCTTATGTATTTGGTGTAGGTTCTCTGGCAGCAACATTGTCTTCTGGAGGAAGTATTCCAATGGCAGCAGTTATGGCTGGAGGAATGGTGCCACCTATCGCAATTGCATTAGCATCGACATTATTTAAAAATAAATTTACTGAGCAGGAAAGAGAAGCTGGACTGTCAAATTATGTAATGGGATTATCATTTATTACAGAAGGTGCGATTCCTTATGCGGCGGCAGATCCGAAAACAATTATTCCAGCAAGTGTTGTAGGTTCAGCAATTGCAGGAGGATTAACAGGTTTATTCAACATAAAAATACCTGCCCCACATGGTGGAATTTTAGTAATGGTATTAAGCAATAACTTCTTATTGTACTTAGTAGCAGTTATTATTGGAAGTATCGTTTCAGCTCTTATATTAGGAGCATTAAAGCCTGTTATAAAAGACTAGAATTTAAATATATTTTATAGCAAATAAATAACAAAAAACCGTCTTATTTGATTAATTCATTTAAAACGGTTTTTCTATTTTAAGTAATAATAATTTTAAAACTAATCTTAATACCAAATGTTCCGACGGATTAGTTTATGGTAGACTCTGTTTAAAAAGTAAAAATTATATTTTAATTATTTGAAAATATTAGATTTTCTTTTTTTCTCATTTTCAAATAACATCTTTATCGTATTCGTATTTTCCTCTTCATAATTTATTTCCAGAACTTCCTTAATTTCATTTCCAAAATAAATCATTTTTGCCTTATTCATTATTGCCTTTGTCAGTTCAAAAATATTATTCTGTGTCAAAATCTTCTCTGATACCTCAAAACTTTCCAGACTGTTTAAGTGTGAATCAAATGCCATTTCAATCATTGCTCGTGCATATCCTAAATCTGCAGAGCTTTTTAAATATTTAAAATAGTTATTCTGTAAATTTGTTTCTGTTTCAGAAAATTTTTGACTTTGCAGTTTTGAAAGTTTATAGAAAGATTTATAATTGTCATTTTTTGAAGATATTTCGTACCATTTTATCGCATCGTAAAGATTGTTTTCGTGTTCACTGTACTTTCCAAGCTGATAAGATGTTTCTGATCGTATTTGTTTCAGAAAATTATTTTTAAAAATCCTTTTTAGTTTTTCATATTTATCAAATTCTGCAAATTTTCCATAATATTTAGCCAGTTCTACATTCCCATATTCACTATATTCAATTGATTTTTTATAAAATTTTTCTGCTTTTTCTATTTCCCCTAATTTCTCAAGATTTTTAGCGTTTTCCACAAACTTTATATATTCCCTGCTCTTTTCATCTCCAAGCATACATTCAACATTGTATAAAATTTCTTTTGTTAAATACAAAATTTGGCTTTCATTCAGCAGTTTATTCTGAATTTCCTTTATTTTTTCAGCATCATTTCTCCAAAAATAATATTTGGCAAATTCATACAGATTTTTAGCACTCTCGCCGTATTGCAGCAAATAATAAAAATATCCATCTATTGCCCAGAAATTCTGTTCTCTAATGGCAAAATAAAATAGCTTCATAACAGACTCCTCAGAAAAATTAAAACTGGTAACATACCAGTTTCTAGCCAAGTTTATATTTCCGCTCTTTTCCTCTAACAGACCTAGATAATATCCAGCCTTTACAATCCCATTTTCAAAAGCAATATACAAATTGCTCTCTGCCTTGCTCAAATCCCTCTCACAAAAATAATAATACTTCCCAAGCTCATAATACCCCATCCGATGAAGCCCCTTCATCTCTTCCAAAACACTTCTCGCCCTTTTAAATTCTCCCTTTTTTATAAAATCATTAACTTTTTTAACATTCTGATTGTACTCAAATACATTCTCCTCTTCATTTACCACACTTTTGGTCTTTTTTTCCAATTCCTCCAAAGTCCGAATATTCACAAAAATATTTCCAAGTCTTTGATTTATCCCCTTTAAATAATTTTTCATTTCTTTATTTTCCTCATTTTTTATTTACTAATTTTTTTGTTATTATATCATATTTTAAAAAAATTTATTCATTAAATATTCAAGTAAATAGTCTTTATTTGCAAGTTTTATTTTAAGTTTTTTTAGTTAATTGTTTTTTCTTAAATCTTACTTTTTTCAATTTATTTTAAGTGAAGGAAATAAGTGGCTTTCCCTTGCATCTCCTTACTTCCTGAATTTCAATTTTAGTTTAGTTGGTTTAATTAAAACAAAAATAAAGTAAAATTTCGTCAAGCAGGGTTCTAAGTCCATGGCGTCTGATACTCTTACATTAAAAGAAATTAGAAAATATAAAACAAAAAATATTCATTAATCAAAAAATTTAAAATAAAACCTAGAAAAAATTATTTCATTGTTTTTATTTTAAAAATAAAATAGTAATATTTAAAAACTTCCAGCAAAACAAATGTACCTCTTACATAAGGATTATTAAATTTAATTATTGGAAATAGCATCATTCCGCTTGAAAAAAGTAATATTCCTATTTTGGCCTTTAAACTCATACTTCTGTTTTTTTGAAAGTCTTCCAGATGGTTTTTATACAGCTTTGTTGATTTGAACCATCTGTCAAATCGCCTTGAGCCTTTTGCAAAGCAGAAGCTAGCTAACAATAAAAATGGCACTGTAGGCAATCCTGGCAAAAAAGCTCCTATAAATCCTAATCCTGTTGCAATTAATCCTATAATTATATATATTATTTTCATAATTTGTCCCCTTTTTTTATTCTTAATTCTACAATCCTTCAAATATTCTCTTAGCATTTTCAATATCCTTTTCGTCTGGATGTTTTGCCGCTTCTGCCCATCTGGCTTCTCTTTCTGGAGTAACTGCAAAAGGCCCTGCTATACCTTGTTTTGTCATTTCTCGAAATTTATTTATTAAATTGGGATCAATCGCCCCTTGACATACAAATATTTTTTCTACAATGTTTCCATTTTTTTCCAGCAATTCTCTAACCTTTTGTACGCATTTTTTGGCTCTGTCTGTTTCGGGATTTCCGCCCATTGTTAGAAAAAGTCCAAGTTTTTTATTTTTTAGATTAGTCAAAAACTCTTTGGATTTTTCATCAATCTCGCCTTTGTCAATCCAGCCACCAATAATAATTTTCTCAAATTCATTCATATTTACAGTGTTTATTTCGTTTACATCCACTATTTTTTTATCTGAATCCTTTAAGGCTGAAAAAATGGCATCAGCTATTTTTCTTGTGTTTCCTGTTGATGTGGAAAAGACTACTAGACTTGACATCCTTTGCACCTCCTAAACATTTTTTTAATATTGTTGCACTTATGTTGTTTCCCCAGAAAATTCCTTCTGGCATGAGCTCTGTGTGAGTTTCATGAATTTTCAAGTATCCTTTTTTTTCAAAATTTTCAAAAATCTTATAAATTTCATTAAACATTTCATCGGAAACATATTCTTTTAATTTGTCAAAATAAACTTTCGGATACTGTAAAAGTCCACTTATTCGTTTCATCTTCATTTCATTTTCATCTGAAGAAATCGCATAAAATGCCTTGTCCTGACTTAATCTAAAAATTTCAAAATTATCAATTTTCCCGCCTGCACCTACTCCAATCGGCAGAATATCCTTCCCTTGATGTGTATTTCTTATATATCTATACTCATCCCTTCCTTTTCTGACAATTTTTGTATGCTCCATCACTTCATATTCTCCGCTTTCAAGCATGCTTTTAAGAAAAGCGTCATGCAGTTCAAAGTCTTTTTCCAGTTCATAATTCAGCTCCAGCGTGTTATTTCGTATATCCTTAGACATTTGAGAGCCTTCGTAAATCATAAGCGAATAAAAACTTGTGCTGTCAATTTTGAGCTCCTTCACGATTCTCGCATCTTCCAGCACTTCCTCAACTGTTTCATCGGGATAATTGTAAATTATATCAGTACAAACCATTCCACTAAAACTCTCTTTAAGATTTCTCAATCTTTTTACCGTTTCCTCCTTTGAAAAAGTCCTGTTCAGAATATTCCTTCCTCTATCAGAAAAAGTTTGAATTCCAACACTTAGCCGATTTACTCCGCCTTTTTCCAGAATTTTTATTTTCTTTGGATTCAAGTTATGCAATGTTGTTTCAAATGTAAATTCACAGTCGTCTGTTAACGTAAAGTTATCATTTATAGCCTTTAAAATTCGTTCCAGCTGATGTTCCTTATAAATAGTCGGCGTTCCACCGCCAAAGAAAATTACATTTATTTTTTTGCTTTTCATATAAGGTGTTTTTCCGTATTTTTCAAATTCTGAAACAAGAAAATTTGTGTAATCTTCCAAATCATTATCAATCTGCTTTCGGTTCAAATTGCAAAATGAACAGATTTTATCGCAGTATGGAGTATGGACATAAATTGTTCCAAGTTCATTTTCCGCAGGTTTCTGCATTCTTTCCAGCAGTTCTGCTTCTGTTCCAAATTTCTTATTTTTCCTGAAATAATCCGATACAATTCCCGCCGAATCATTATGTGACTTAAATCTTTTTGGGAAAATTCCCTGTTCCTCCAAATTTGGCTCTGAAATTTTACCTTTTTGCATTTCCTTAGGCATTTCTTTTCAGTTGTTTTCAGACGCTCCCAACATAACTTCCACAACTCTTCTATCCTTTGTAATGTCAAAAGCCTGTCTAGGTCCTTTCACATATCTTCCGCTTACCAATTTTGCCCTTACCAAGTGAAAAACTGGCACATTTCTAGTCATTTGTATTGAAAAGTCATTTTTCTGAAATTTGTCCAAAATTTCGTTATAGTAATCATTTTTTTCTAAAAACTGAATTTCTACATTGTATGTAACTCTTTGTCTCATTGATGGAACCATTGCCTGTCCTTCATCCTGAATAAACAGCAAACTTGCTTTCCCATTTTTCTTAAAATTTTCAAAATAGACTTCTGTTTGATTAATATACATATAACTGTCCCCATGATACTTAAAAAATGGTGCATAACTTGCATTCGGCTCTCCTTCTTCTGATACAGTTCCAATTATAACCGATTTAAAGTTTCCAATAAAATCACTTATTTCCATTTTCATTTTTTCCTCTTCCTGGTGCCCCTTGTCCTTGTAATGTTCGGGTCCAGGCACATTCAAAGCTTTTCTCGCAATTTTTGCCATCTTTATCATTTCCAGATGGATTCCTTTAAAATCAATTTTTTTCGTAAATTTAATCCGAACTCTCTCATTGCCGTTCACAAGCAAAGTCATCCCCTCTTCATTCACATCAATCAACTTTGCTTCCTTCACATCTTCTCTCTTGCAAAAATGCCTTACATACAAAGGCAAAACATCCCCATGATCATTGTTCATGTGATCCAAAATTCTTTCTATGCTTATATCCATTTTTTCACTCCTTCTATTTTGATTTAACAAATTTTCCTCAAAGTATTACTTTGTAACTGCTTTTGCAATTTCTTCAATCTGATCAATAGTTCTTGGCGAACCTCTTAAAATTTGTGATGAATTTACAACAATAAATTTGCTGTTTTTTATTGCATTCACATTTTTTAACTGTGGATTTGTAGCCACAATTTGAGATGGATTTGGTAATAATGTAATTATCATGTCTGGATTTTCCTTTATTATAAATTCAGGCGTTACAATTGGATTTCTCCCCTTCTGATTTTCTGCGATATTCTTAATATTCAACAATTTCATTATATCATTTGGTAAATTATCGTTTCCAAATACCATAAGCGGTGAAGCTGACATAACAAACAGCCCTTTTTTATTGATCGTTGCCATCTTTTTAATTTCTTCCAGCTTTACTCTTTTTTCAGCAATTATTTTATTTGCTTCATTTTCTTTCCCCAGCATTTTTGCTACTTCCATAAAATTGGTAAATATTTCTTCTATCGAATTTGCCTGAATTCTTTTTGCTTCAATGTTATTTGATTTAAGCCCATTATTAAGGTTGTCATCTGTAAGAGCTGACGTTATAACCAAATCAGGCTTTAAGGTAATTATTCTTTCAAGCGACGGCTTTATAAAAGTTCCCACACTCTCAAGTTTTGCGACCTTTTCTTCAGGCCATACCTTTGAACGCTCCAAATTAGCAACTCCCACGATTTTATCTTCTGCTCCAAGCATATAAATCATTTCAACAGTCGCAGGATCCAGCACAACAATCCTATTATATTTTTTATTTTCCCCCTTTTTAGCATTTTCATCATTTTTCTTTGCACAAGAAATTATAAACATTGAAATAATCAGCAATGCCAAATAAAAAGAATTTCTTATTATTTTTTTCATTTTTCCAATCCTTTCCTATTAAATTTTTTTAGGTATTACATACAAAAATCCGCTATTTTCCACAATTTCACATTCAAATCCATAAATTTCAGAAAAAATCTCCTTTTTGTAAAGCTCCTTTGGACTCCCTGAATATGCAATTTTTCCATCTTTTAAAAACATCACATTATCACAATACATTGAAGCCAGATTCAAATCATGTAAAACCATAACAGCTGTAATCTTTTTCTCCTTCACAAAATCCGATGTAAGCTTCATAATTTCAAGAGCATAATTCATATCCAATGCAGAAGTCGGCTCATCCAGTAAAATAATCCTCGTTTCCTGCACCAATGCCCTTGCCAGCAGAACACGCTGAAATTCTCCACCCGAAAGTGAAAAAATCGATCTGTCCCTAAATTTTTCAAGTCGCAACTTTTCCAAAATCTCATTTACCTTCCGCTCATCTTCCTTATCAAAACCAATCCACTTATTCTTAATATGTGGCGTACGTCCCATATAAATCATTTCGATTACACTTATCGGCATATTCAAAGCCGACTTTTGAGGAACAAAACTTATTATTTTTGCCATTTCCTTAGAACTATACAAACTGATATTTTTATCAGAAATCTCAATATTCCCAGTTTCTATCGGAAAATATTTCAAAATCATTTTCAAAAGTGTCGATTTCCCACTCCCATTTGCACCAAGAATCCCAACAAATTCACCTTTTTTTATATTTATATTTAATCCATCAATTATCTTTTTTTGGGAATTATCATAGCTAAAACTTACATTTTTTATCGAAATTTCTGAATTATTATTTCCACTACTCATCCTATCCACCTTTTTTCCTTCTTATCGCCAAATATAGAAAAAATGGTGCTCCAAAAAATGAAGTTACCACTCCTATCGGAATTTCTGTTGGTGCTAAAATTGTACGTCCAATCGTATCACAAATCAGCAAAAACAGTCCTCCACCCAATGTTGCTAAAGGAAGCAGCCTAGTATTACTTCCACTTTTTAGTATAAGCCTTACCGTATGCGGTGCAATAAGCCCAACAAATCCTATCATTCCAGTAAATGCCACAGAAAATCCGACAATCAGTGCCGAAACAATCAATAAATTTTTTTTCAGCCCATCAACGTTCACTCCAAGCGAATGTGCCTCTTCATCCCCACTCATCAGCAAATCCATCTCATATCTTTTTAAATAAAAATAAACGACAGAAACTACAAGCGGTATCATAAGAACTCCAATTTTCAACCAAGAAGCACTTCCCATATATCCCATCATCCACGTTACTATTCTAAAGGAATCCTGCCCAATCAGATACATACTGAACGACGTAAATGCCCCTAAAAAAGACGAAATCGCAATCCCAACAATTAAAAGTACAGCCACATCCGTCCTAGTCCTGCTTCTCGAAATCCTAAAAATTATCAACGCCACGATAACCGATACAATAAATCCACAAATTCCATACATAACATCAGGAAAATTAAGGACATACGCAATAACCGCTCCAAGCGTAGCACTAGCCGAAATACCAATTATATAAGGATCCGCCAACGGATTCTGAAAAACCGACTGCACAACCGCCCCTGAACTAGCCAGCAACATTCCTATCAGCACCGCCATAATAATTCTCGGCAACCTCACATTAAATATTATCGATTTTATAGATTCATCCCTCATTTTCCCGCCTAAAAAACTTCTAAATATATCTTTTGCCGAAATATTCACAGTTCCTATTTTCAAAGACAAAAATGCCACTATAATTATAAAAATTGTTATTCCAGAATACATTTTCCACATATTACTATCACGCTTTTTATATTTTACTTTTCTACTTTCAATTTCCATCTTTTATTCCTTATCTACATTTATTAATATTTTTTCTTAATTTACATTAATCTTTTTTTATTTAAGACTATTAATTCCATTTTTTTACAATCTTGCTTAAGGATTTTTTATTAAAATAACTGTTGTAATTAAACTAAAATCGTCGTGATTTTTTTGAAATGAAAACGACTAAACACATTTATGTGTTTCTTTCGCCAGAACCTTCATAGTAAATATATTTTATAGAGTTGTTCTAATCTTTATTTACAAAAGTGAGCATCAGCGAGTTTAGTTTTCATAGTAATTCAGGTTTATCCAAACAATAAATGTTTAGACTACTTTCCCAAATAAAATTTGGGAATATTTCAAAAAAATGCTTAGACAAGCTGGGATTAGTGCGTAGCACTTTCGCCAAAATCTTCAGATGTTATAATTTAAAGAAATTGAAATAACTAATATCGCGAAATAAAAGGAGATGGCGATTGATCCCCTTTACACATAAAAAAAGAAAAAATATAAAAATTATTGAAAAAATATTTATTAACAACTGTATCTTATAAAAATTAACAATTTTATTTATTTATAAAATACAGCCAAACAACTTTATAACGATTGCTTGACTGCCACTTTCCATATTTAAAATTATTTTTAGAAGTTGTAACTTACACCAACATAATATGTTCTTTCAGCTTCAGGAATGTAACTATTTCCGTTTTTATATTTATAGTATTTTTTGTCAAATACATTTTTAACTCCTGCTTGTACACCTAACCCTGTTCTATGAGCATAATTTACCCCTAAATCTGTTGTAGAATAACCTTTTATTTTTTCATAATTATCATCCACAGAGTTTGAGAAATAATTAAGGTCAGCTGTTAGGTTTAATCCTTTCAAGATTTCATAATTTGCTCCTAAAGTTGCTTTTGTTTTTGATACATAAGGAATTTTTTTATTTTTGTCTGTACCTTTGCTAATTTTAGCATCCACATAAGAAACTGATTCATTTACTCTAAATGATCCAAAATATTGTTCTGCAAACAACTCTACTCCTTTTCTTTCTGTTTCCTGCAAGTTTTTATATGTCCAACTTACTCCATGTCCCACCATATTTATAAGAATTTCATCATTTTTCTTAGTGTAAAATCCTGTCAGGCTCACAAACGATGGTCCAATCATATCTTTAATACCGATTTCATAAGTATCATATTTTTCAGATTTTAAATTATTTAATACATATCCATATCTTGATGATTTATCTACCATTTCTGTTGGACTTGGTGATCTGTAGCCTCTTTCATATTTTGCATAAATATTTCCTGTGTCAGAATATTTAAAGTTTAATCCTGCTTCGTAAGCACTGTTGTTCTTTTTAGATTTTATATCTATAATATTTATTCTATCATTTCTATAAATAGAATAATCTGCATGCTCGTATCTATAACCTAATATACCATCCAATTTGCTTGTGAATAAATGTCTATCTTGCAAAAATATTGAATGTGTATTTTTTTGTAAATTAATATCTGTATCTGATATTGTAGCTAATTTTCTACTTCCCATATACAAATCGTGAACAGCACTTCTACTTGAGTTATTTTTTATATATCCATATCCAAAAATTACTTCTCCTAAGTTATAGTTGTATTTTCCTTTTAAATCAATTCCATTTTTTTTGTCTTTAAAAAATCCATCTATTTTATAAGTTGTTCCTCTATCCATAGGTGCTTTTTGGTCATAGTTTCTAATTGTTTTTTGATTATATCCTAATAACGAGAAAGTCAAATTATCGGTAGGTTTGATTTCATAGTTTAAGCTATATTCTGTTCTATCTAAATCAGATTCTGTCAAAGTTGTTCCTGCCTGTTTTCTATCTTTATTTAATTGGGCTTTAGTTATGCCGTTAGATTCTTTTGATTCTTCCTTGTATCTTGTGGCTTTAAATCTTAATGTCTGATTATCACTTATATTATATGTAAATCCACCTCTTAGATTTTCGCCATCTCTTTTATCTCCACGTCTATACCCATTTCCATTAATATTTTCGTATTCTAAATCTAACAAGAAATTATCCGCAAATTTTATGCTTGTCCCAAATCCAAATTTATTTGTATCGAATGAACTGTTTTGATAATAAACTTTATTTTTTACAGCTTCTTCCTGTCCTTTTTTTGTAATGATGTTAATTACTCCACCAGCAGTTCCTCCGCCATAAAGCACAGTTCCTCCACCGTTAATAATTTCTATTTTCTGAATATCTTCCACTGAAACCGAATTTAGAGGTAGAATCGCATGTGACATATCAAGTATGTTTAAAGGCGAACCATCCACAAGAACTTTTACATTTTTAGCAGCTCCTTGAACTCCTTGCCCTCTTACATCCACAATATATCCAAACTCATTATTAACAAAATTTATACCTGGTGTACGTTTCAATATCTCTTCTATAGTGTTATACCCTTTATCGTGTATATCTTGAGCCGTTACAATTGTAGTATTCTTAATTTGATTGCTCTGCACATCATCAAATCCCGTGACTGTTACTACCGATTCTTCCAATTTTACATTAAATGTGTCATTATCATCTCCAAATGCCATCATTCCAACTACAATAAGACTTAAAATTGCTAATTTTTTTAACATGTTTTCCTCCTCATTCCTGTGTATTAAATTCTTTAATTTTAGTTAATTTTTTCTCCAAAAATACTTTGATTATAAAAATATTTTACTACAAAATATTATTTGTGTCAATATTTACTTTTTAAAAAAATATGTTATAATAAAAATACCTTAAAAATCTATAAAAAAATTACGGAGGTGTTAGAAATGGGATTTCACGAAATAAAAATTCAGGATTTTAATTTAAATCCATTCACAAGTACAGGTAAAGACTGGAGTCTTGTCACGGCGGGAGATGAGAATGGGATAAATACAATGACTGTCACGTGGGGAATGATGGGCTATCTTTGGCGAGGTCCTGTTATTTCAGTTTATATAAGACCTACAAGATATACTAAAAAATTTGTAGACGAGCAAAATTGTTTTTCTTTAAGTTTTTTTAATGGTTATAAAAAGGAACTTCACGTACTTGGACTCAAATCAGGAAGAGATGTAGACAAAATTGCAGAAGTTGGATTTAATCCAATATTCTTAGATGGTGTTCCTGCATTTGAAGAAGCAAAATTAGTTATTGTAGCTGAAAAATTATATATAGATGATATAAAACCTGAAAACTTCATAGATAAGAGCATACCTGAAAAACTATACACAAAGGAAGATCCTCATATAGTTTATACAGGAAGAGTAAAGAAAATATACGTAAAAGACTGATTTTTATTATCTGCATAAATAATTACAATTAAAGGGAAACTCTTAAATTGAGTCCCTTTTTTATTAAAAGAAATTTCTTAGAAATGTTGTGAGATAATACATATGTTGAAAGAAATCAAAAAAGTATCCGAATGATATTGTCAAACAGATACTTTTTTCTATCTATCTTTAATAAATTTTAAAATTATTTATTCTCTTCCTCATCAATTTTAGCCTCAATCATCATAATCAAATAATCAAGTTCCAATTCCCCACGCATTGCAATCATTTGAAGAGTCGCTATTTTAGACATCATCATATACTGAATAGGATCTAAAAGTTTTTTGTATTCTGGAGAAATTAATGGCATATATTCCCTGATATAAGGATATTTTTTAACAATATCTCCTATTACAGTTTTTCCAGTCAAATTATACTTGCTTGTAAATACTTCTCCTGTTTCTTCTTTTTTCTCATCTTTGCCTTTATTTTCCCATGTTACAAGTCTTCTTTCCCCTGTTA contains:
- a CDS encoding YbaN family protein is translated as MKIIYIIIGLIATGLGFIGAFLPGLPTVPFLLLASFCFAKGSRRFDRWFKSTKLYKNHLEDFQKNRSMSLKAKIGILLFSSGMMLFPIIKFNNPYVRGTFVLLEVFKYYYFIFKIKTMK
- a CDS encoding flavodoxin family protein yields the protein MSSLVVFSTSTGNTRKIADAIFSALKDSDKKIVDVNEINTVNMNEFEKIIIGGWIDKGEIDEKSKEFLTNLKNKKLGLFLTMGGNPETDRAKKCVQKVRELLEKNGNIVEKIFVCQGAIDPNLINKFREMTKQGIAGPFAVTPEREARWAEAAKHPDEKDIENAKRIFEGL
- a CDS encoding coproporphyrinogen-III oxidase family protein, which encodes MQKGKISEPNLEEQGIFPKRFKSHNDSAGIVSDYFRKNKKFGTEAELLERMQKPAENELGTIYVHTPYCDKICSFCNLNRKQIDNDLEDYTNFLVSEFEKYGKTPYMKSKKINVIFFGGGTPTIYKEHQLERILKAINDNFTLTDDCEFTFETTLHNLNPKKIKILEKGGVNRLSVGIQTFSDRGRNILNRTFSKEETVKRLRNLKESFSGMVCTDIIYNYPDETVEEVLEDARIVKELKIDSTSFYSLMIYEGSQMSKDIRNNTLELNYELEKDFELHDAFLKSMLESGEYEVMEHTKIVRKGRDEYRYIRNTHQGKDILPIGVGAGGKIDNFEIFRLSQDKAFYAISSDENEMKMKRISGLLQYPKVYFDKLKEYVSDEMFNEIYKIFENFEKKGYLKIHETHTELMPEGIFWGNNISATILKKCLGGAKDVKSSSLFHINRKHKKNS
- a CDS encoding DUF2470 domain-containing protein translates to MDISIERILDHMNNDHGDVLPLYVRHFCKREDVKEAKLIDVNEEGMTLLVNGNERVRIKFTKKIDFKGIHLEMIKMAKIARKALNVPGPEHYKDKGHQEEEKMKMEISDFIGNFKSVIIGTVSEEGEPNASYAPFFKYHGDSYMYINQTEVYFENFKKNGKASLLFIQDEGQAMVPSMRQRVTYNVEIQFLEKNDYYNEILDKFQKNDFSIQMTRNVPVFHLVRAKLVSGRYVKGPRQAFDITKDRRVVEVMLGASENN
- a CDS encoding ABC transporter substrate-binding protein, which gives rise to MKKIIRNSFYLALLIISMFIISCAKKNDENAKKGENKKYNRIVVLDPATVEMIYMLGAEDKIVGVANLERSKVWPEEKVAKLESVGTFIKPSLERIITLKPDLVITSALTDDNLNNGLKSNNIEAKRIQANSIEEIFTNFMEVAKMLGKENEANKIIAEKRVKLEEIKKMATINKKGLFVMSASPLMVFGNDNLPNDIMKLLNIKNIAENQKGRNPIVTPEFIIKENPDMIITLLPNPSQIVATNPQLKNVNAIKNSKFIVVNSSQILRGSPRTIDQIEEIAKAVTK
- a CDS encoding ABC transporter ATP-binding protein; amino-acid sequence: MSSGNNNSEISIKNVSFSYDNSQKKIIDGLNINIKKGEFVGILGANGSGKSTLLKMILKYFPIETGNIEISDKNISLYSSKEMAKIISFVPQKSALNMPISVIEMIYMGRTPHIKNKWIGFDKEDERKVNEILEKLRLEKFRDRSIFSLSGGEFQRVLLARALVQETRIILLDEPTSALDMNYALEIMKLTSDFVKEKKITAVMVLHDLNLASMYCDNVMFLKDGKIAYSGSPKELYKKEIFSEIYGFECEIVENSGFLYVIPKKI
- a CDS encoding FecCD family ABC transporter permease gives rise to the protein MWKMYSGITIFIIIVAFLSLKIGTVNISAKDIFRSFLGGKMRDESIKSIIFNVRLPRIIMAVLIGMLLASSGAVVQSVFQNPLADPYIIGISASATLGAVIAYVLNFPDVMYGICGFIVSVIVALIIFRISRSRTRTDVAVLLIVGIAISSFLGAFTSFSMYLIGQDSFRIVTWMMGYMGSASWLKIGVLMIPLVVSVVYFYLKRYEMDLLMSGDEEAHSLGVNVDGLKKNLLIVSALIVGFSVAFTGMIGFVGLIAPHTVRLILKSGSNTRLLPLATLGGGLFLLICDTIGRTILAPTEIPIGVVTSFFGAPFFLYLAIRRKKGG
- a CDS encoding TonB-dependent receptor; its protein translation is MLKKLAILSLIVVGMMAFGDDNDTFNVKLEESVVTVTGFDDVQSNQIKNTTIVTAQDIHDKGYNTIEEILKRTPGINFVNNEFGYIVDVRGQGVQGAAKNVKVLVDGSPLNILDMSHAILPLNSVSVEDIQKIEIINGGGTVLYGGGTAGGVINIITKKGQEEAVKNKVYYQNSSFDTNKFGFGTSIKFADNFLLDLEYENINGNGYRRGDKRDGENLRGGFTYNISDNQTLRFKATRYKEESKESNGITKAQLNKDRKQAGTTLTESDLDRTEYSLNYEIKPTDNLTFSLLGYNQKTIRNYDQKAPMDRGTTYKIDGFFKDKKNGIDLKGKYNYNLGEVIFGYGYIKNNSSRSAVHDLYMGSRKLATISDTDINLQKNTHSIFLQDRHLFTSKLDGILGYRYEHADYSIYRNDRINIIDIKSKKNNSAYEAGLNFKYSDTGNIYAKYERGYRSPSPTEMVDKSSRYGYVLNNLKSEKYDTYEIGIKDMIGPSFVSLTGFYTKKNDEILINMVGHGVSWTYKNLQETERKGVELFAEQYFGSFRVNESVSYVDAKISKGTDKNKKIPYVSKTKATLGANYEILKGLNLTADLNYFSNSVDDNYEKIKGYSTTDLGVNYAHRTGLGVQAGVKNVFDKKYYKYKNGNSYIPEAERTYYVGVSYNF
- a CDS encoding flavin reductase — translated: MGFHEIKIQDFNLNPFTSTGKDWSLVTAGDENGINTMTVTWGMMGYLWRGPVISVYIRPTRYTKKFVDEQNCFSLSFFNGYKKELHVLGLKSGRDVDKIAEVGFNPIFLDGVPAFEEAKLVIVAEKLYIDDIKPENFIDKSIPEKLYTKEDPHIVYTGRVKKIYVKD